A DNA window from Mesorhizobium sp. C432A contains the following coding sequences:
- a CDS encoding low affinity iron permease family protein, with protein sequence MIEKLFTRIANTVSHLAGLPPTFIACCAIVIVWAVSGPFFGFSDTWQLVINTGTTIITFLMVFLIQNTQNRDGAAVQAKLDELIRVSEGHNHFIGIEHLTESEVEEIRDKCERAAKRHDHELAELAGKKAVAQKRTAKKRAPA encoded by the coding sequence ATGATCGAAAAGCTGTTTACCAGAATCGCCAACACCGTTTCGCACTTGGCGGGCCTGCCGCCGACTTTCATCGCCTGTTGCGCCATCGTTATCGTCTGGGCGGTAAGCGGGCCATTCTTCGGCTTCTCCGATACGTGGCAGCTCGTCATCAACACGGGAACGACGATCATCACCTTTCTGATGGTGTTCCTGATTCAGAACACCCAGAACCGCGACGGCGCCGCGGTTCAGGCCAAGCTCGACGAACTGATCCGCGTCAGCGAGGGCCACAATCATTTCATCGGCATCGAGCACCTGACCGAATCCGAGGTCGAGGAGATCAGAGACAAATGCGAGCGGGCGGCAAAACGCCATGACCACGAGCTCGCCGAACTGGCGGGCAAGAAGGCCGTCGCGCAAAAGCGCACCGCGAAAAAACGCGCGCCCGCCTGA
- a CDS encoding MFS transporter: MTSYAETTTRDNGLDGRPAMAAVAAMIAALFAGSTVLTPLYVIYKQAFGFSQITLTLVYAVYVVGNLGALLMFGRLSDGIGRRPAALASMAIAVVSAVVFLLAENVAWLDVARILSGLGIGVGAGTGTAWLAELIEGKDKSRAAIIATSTNFVGLGLGALASGLLAEYAPWPLRLTFAVYLALLVVVTLLIWRTRETVSRPGRLTDVSLRPRLSVPSDIRAAFVAPAVTGFGAMALVGFYAALAPSILAQQLHVANHAEAGALFFELSIVAAATILATTRLSSRAGMLAALALMIPAVGLMVAAQFFASMSLMVAATAVCGVAAALGYRGGLQVVNQIAPAERRAELVSAFFICCFCGNALPVIGIGLLSSWTTPTTASLAFAGMITLFSVVALGFGVKYAR; the protein is encoded by the coding sequence ATGACCAGCTATGCCGAGACCACGACGCGCGACAACGGACTCGATGGCCGGCCCGCGATGGCCGCGGTTGCCGCCATGATCGCCGCGCTGTTCGCCGGCAGCACGGTGCTGACGCCGCTTTACGTCATCTACAAGCAGGCCTTCGGTTTCTCGCAGATCACGCTGACGCTGGTCTACGCCGTCTATGTCGTCGGCAATCTCGGCGCATTGCTGATGTTCGGGCGCTTGTCCGACGGCATTGGCCGCCGTCCTGCGGCGCTGGCGTCGATGGCCATAGCGGTGGTCAGCGCGGTGGTGTTCCTGCTGGCCGAGAATGTAGCATGGCTCGATGTCGCCCGCATATTGAGCGGCCTTGGCATCGGCGTCGGCGCGGGAACCGGCACGGCCTGGCTTGCCGAATTGATCGAAGGTAAGGACAAATCGCGCGCGGCAATCATCGCCACCAGCACCAACTTCGTTGGCCTTGGCCTCGGCGCGCTGGCATCGGGCCTGCTCGCCGAATATGCGCCCTGGCCGTTGAGACTAACGTTTGCGGTCTATCTTGCCTTGCTGGTGGTGGTGACGCTGCTGATCTGGCGTACCCGCGAAACCGTGTCCCGGCCGGGCAGGCTGACCGACGTTTCGTTGCGGCCACGGCTATCGGTGCCGAGCGATATCCGCGCTGCCTTCGTGGCGCCGGCGGTCACCGGTTTCGGCGCCATGGCGCTGGTCGGCTTCTATGCAGCCCTGGCGCCGAGCATCCTGGCGCAGCAACTGCATGTGGCCAACCATGCCGAGGCCGGCGCGCTGTTCTTTGAACTGTCGATCGTTGCGGCCGCGACCATTCTGGCCACGACCCGACTGTCCAGCCGCGCCGGCATGCTGGCCGCGCTGGCGCTGATGATCCCGGCCGTAGGGCTGATGGTTGCTGCTCAGTTTTTCGCGTCGATGTCCCTGATGGTTGCCGCCACCGCTGTGTGCGGCGTGGCGGCGGCGCTCGGCTATCGCGGCGGCCTGCAGGTGGTGAACCAGATCGCACCTGCCGAGCGTCGCGCCGAATTGGTGTCGGCGTTCTTTATCTGCTGCTTCTGCGGCAATGCGCTGCCGGTGATCGGCATTGGGCTGCTGTCGAGTTGGACCACTCCGACGACGGCAAGCCTGGCCTTCGCCGGCATGATCACGCTGTTCTCTGTCGTAGCGCTGGGGTTCGGCGTCAAATACGCGCGCTGA
- a CDS encoding SDR family oxidoreductase, whose protein sequence is MIAYDFTGRHAVVTGAGGGMGEAISLALLEAGASVTAIDVKPRPASLAAYDDRLTFAQGDLTDAAFVEQTINAAGRKRGGIDYLANVAGVLWFGRDKSALEMDLDVWDQVFNINLKSFVHTARAVVPHMRAGGRGGAMVHFSTIQWYRGDPTPQDAYQASKAGVCALSKSLAMQLAGDGIRSNSICPGMALTPLQARWDTEEKRAAVANYAPLGRIGTPQDMANAALFLLSDAASYITGIELAVDGGLLMRM, encoded by the coding sequence ATGATCGCTTATGATTTCACCGGCAGGCACGCGGTCGTCACCGGCGCCGGTGGCGGTATGGGCGAGGCGATCTCGCTGGCGCTGCTCGAGGCCGGCGCCTCGGTCACCGCCATCGACGTCAAGCCGCGTCCGGCGTCGCTTGCCGCCTATGACGACCGGCTCACCTTTGCCCAGGGCGACCTCACCGACGCCGCCTTTGTCGAGCAGACCATCAACGCCGCGGGCCGCAAGCGCGGCGGCATCGATTATCTCGCCAATGTCGCAGGCGTGCTCTGGTTCGGCCGCGACAAGTCGGCCCTCGAGATGGACCTTGATGTCTGGGACCAGGTCTTCAACATCAATCTGAAGTCCTTCGTGCACACGGCGCGTGCCGTCGTTCCGCACATGCGCGCTGGCGGGCGCGGCGGCGCCATGGTGCACTTCTCCACCATCCAGTGGTATCGCGGCGATCCGACCCCGCAGGATGCCTACCAGGCATCGAAGGCCGGCGTCTGTGCGCTGTCGAAGTCGCTCGCCATGCAGTTGGCGGGCGATGGCATCCGCTCCAATTCGATCTGCCCGGGCATGGCGTTGACGCCGCTGCAGGCGCGCTGGGACACCGAGGAGAAACGCGCGGCCGTTGCCAATTATGCGCCGCTCGGCCGCATCGGCACGCCGCAGGACATGGCCAATGCCGCGCTATTCCTGCTTTCCGATGCGGCAAGCTACATCACCGGCATCGAACTGGCAGTCGACGGTGGTCTTTTGATGCGGATGTAG
- a CDS encoding TMEM175 family protein encodes MGKGRVEAFTDGVVAIIITIMVLELKVPHGEDFSALLPLWPIFFSYVLSFINVGIYWNNLHNMFHTVQRVDGRVLWANLNLLFWLSLMPATTAFMGENHFAPVPVAVYGIDLVLCAVAYTFLATKALGNDRKGKISVALYAAAVPLAFVNQWIGVAMFVLVAAVWFVPDTRFSRVLEK; translated from the coding sequence ATGGGAAAAGGTAGAGTCGAGGCATTCACCGATGGGGTGGTCGCCATCATCATCACCATCATGGTGCTGGAGCTGAAAGTGCCGCATGGCGAGGATTTTTCAGCGCTTCTGCCGCTGTGGCCGATCTTTTTCAGCTATGTCTTGTCGTTCATCAATGTCGGCATCTACTGGAACAATCTGCACAACATGTTCCACACCGTCCAAAGGGTCGACGGCCGCGTGCTGTGGGCCAACCTCAACCTTCTGTTCTGGTTGTCGCTGATGCCGGCAACGACGGCCTTCATGGGCGAGAACCATTTCGCGCCGGTCCCCGTCGCCGTCTATGGCATCGACCTGGTGCTGTGCGCGGTCGCCTACACCTTTCTCGCCACCAAGGCGCTGGGCAATGACCGCAAGGGCAAGATCTCGGTGGCCCTCTACGCCGCAGCCGTCCCGCTTGCCTTCGTCAACCAATGGATCGGCGTTGCGATGTTTGTGCTGGTGGCCGCCGTCTGGTTCGTGCCGGACACGCGTTTTTCGCGGGTGCTGGAAAAGTAG
- a CDS encoding AzlD family protein, whose protein sequence is MSATLWIIIAGAIATYLTRVGGHLVISRFDHIHPRVEAGLNAVPAAVLTTLVAPAALSAGPAEWAALVVAAVVSLRGGLMAMFLAGAVVLILARQFVA, encoded by the coding sequence ATGAGCGCGACTTTGTGGATCATCATTGCCGGCGCGATCGCCACCTATCTCACCCGCGTCGGCGGCCATCTGGTGATCTCGCGCTTCGACCACATCCATCCACGCGTCGAGGCTGGCTTGAACGCCGTGCCGGCGGCGGTGTTGACGACGCTGGTGGCGCCCGCCGCACTCAGCGCCGGACCGGCGGAATGGGCGGCGCTGGTCGTCGCCGCTGTGGTCTCGCTACGTGGCGGACTGATGGCGATGTTTCTGGCAGGGGCGGTGGTGCTGATCCTAGCGCGGCAGTTTGTGGCATAG
- a CDS encoding SDR family NAD(P)-dependent oxidoreductase, which translates to MTSDAEIQSALPALSRGNVAVITGGASGIGLAAAKRLAAMGMRLVLADIGGARLDAARQAVAAIAGENAVLAVATDVSKADELGRLAEKTHAAFGAVSLLMNNAGVGNNPGKPWENGDAWKRLIDINFWGVVHGVEAFAPAMLASGEPGLIINTGSKQGITTPPGNLAYNVSKSALKTFTEGLAHALRNEPGAKVAAHLLIPGFTFTGLTEGAVEKPAGAWTGEQVVDFMLASLARGDFYILCPDNEVMRPTDEKRMAWAIGDIIENRPALSRWHPDHKDAFAAFMGN; encoded by the coding sequence ATGACCTCCGACGCCGAAATCCAGTCCGCTTTGCCCGCCCTCAGCCGAGGCAACGTCGCCGTCATCACCGGGGGCGCCAGCGGCATCGGGCTTGCCGCTGCCAAAAGGCTGGCGGCTATGGGCATGAGACTGGTGCTGGCCGACATTGGCGGCGCGCGCCTCGATGCGGCCCGCCAGGCAGTCGCCGCGATCGCCGGCGAGAATGCCGTGCTTGCCGTCGCCACCGACGTGTCGAAGGCCGACGAACTCGGCCGACTGGCAGAAAAGACGCATGCCGCTTTCGGCGCCGTATCGCTGCTCATGAACAATGCCGGCGTCGGCAACAATCCGGGAAAACCGTGGGAGAACGGCGACGCCTGGAAGCGGCTGATCGACATCAATTTCTGGGGCGTCGTACATGGCGTCGAGGCCTTTGCGCCGGCCATGCTGGCCTCCGGAGAGCCGGGCCTGATCATCAACACCGGCTCCAAGCAAGGCATCACCACGCCACCCGGCAATCTCGCCTACAACGTCTCCAAATCGGCATTGAAGACGTTCACCGAAGGCCTGGCGCACGCATTGCGCAACGAGCCGGGCGCGAAGGTCGCGGCGCATCTTCTCATTCCCGGCTTCACCTTCACCGGCCTCACCGAAGGAGCGGTCGAAAAACCGGCTGGCGCCTGGACCGGCGAGCAGGTGGTCGACTTCATGCTGGCTTCGCTGGCGCGTGGGGATTTCTACATCCTGTGCCCCGACAATGAGGTGATGCGGCCGACCGATGAAAAGCGCATGGCCTGGGCGATCGGCGACATCATCGAGAACCGGCCTGCTCTCTCGCGCTGGCACCCCGACCATAAGGACGCTTTCGCGGCCTTTATGGGAAACTGA
- a CDS encoding AzlC family ABC transporter permease: protein MSAETLSENSVASDFWDGVRLSMPVVVAAAPFGLLFGAIAVDNGFSVLEAFLMSALIFGGASQMVGIELFGQHVAPWLIVLSIFAVNFRHVLYSASIGRRIAHWPIISQALGYFVLTDPQFAVAERRAEAGETVGFAWYMGLGLPVYVFWGIESALGAVFGKLIPDTHALGIDFLLPIYFLGLVMGFRNRPLWLPVVIASAAASIIAYKTVGSPWHVSIGAVAGVLLAVILPPHHSGVEAKR from the coding sequence ATGTCGGCAGAGACCTTAAGCGAAAATTCTGTGGCCAGCGACTTCTGGGACGGCGTGCGGCTGTCGATGCCGGTGGTTGTCGCCGCGGCGCCATTTGGGCTGCTGTTCGGCGCCATCGCCGTCGACAACGGCTTTTCCGTTCTCGAAGCTTTCTTGATGAGCGCGCTGATCTTCGGCGGCGCGAGCCAGATGGTCGGCATCGAATTGTTCGGCCAGCATGTCGCGCCATGGCTGATCGTGCTGTCGATCTTCGCGGTAAACTTCCGTCACGTGCTTTACTCCGCCAGCATCGGCCGGCGAATCGCGCACTGGCCGATTATCAGCCAAGCGCTGGGCTATTTCGTGCTCACCGATCCGCAATTCGCGGTGGCCGAGCGCAGGGCCGAAGCCGGCGAGACCGTCGGTTTTGCCTGGTATATGGGCCTTGGCCTGCCGGTCTATGTGTTCTGGGGGATTGAAAGCGCGTTGGGCGCGGTGTTCGGCAAGCTGATCCCCGACACGCATGCGCTGGGCATCGATTTCCTGCTGCCGATCTATTTCCTCGGGCTGGTCATGGGCTTTCGCAACCGGCCACTGTGGCTGCCGGTGGTGATCGCCAGCGCCGCGGCGTCGATCATCGCCTACAAAACTGTGGGATCGCCATGGCACGTCTCCATCGGCGCCGTTGCAGGCGTGCTTCTGGCCGTCATCCTGCCGCCGCACCATAGCGGTGTGGAGGCAAAACGATGA
- a CDS encoding DapH/DapD/GlmU-related protein: MDRTENLVLKDPEPRIHPTAELKACKLGRYASIGERVVLREVSVGDFSYFERHAEAIYTTIGKFCSIAANSRINALEHPIERITQHKLSYRPNEYFRWLGVDAAFRARRQAKAVSIGNDVWIGHGAVIMPGISIGNGAIVGANSVVTRNVPAYTIVAGVPAKPLRMRFPSEIAARIESLAWWDWPPEKLAKAVPDMQALPIEDFLDRWEQEHS, from the coding sequence ATGGACCGTACCGAAAACCTCGTCCTGAAAGATCCCGAGCCGCGCATCCATCCGACCGCGGAGCTCAAAGCGTGCAAGCTTGGCCGCTATGCCTCGATCGGCGAACGGGTGGTGCTGCGCGAGGTCAGTGTCGGCGATTTCTCCTATTTCGAGCGCCACGCCGAGGCGATCTACACGACGATCGGAAAATTCTGCTCGATCGCCGCCAACAGCCGCATCAATGCGCTGGAGCATCCGATCGAGCGGATCACGCAGCACAAGCTCAGCTACCGGCCGAACGAGTATTTCCGCTGGCTGGGCGTCGACGCGGCGTTCCGCGCGCGGCGGCAGGCCAAGGCGGTCAGCATCGGCAACGATGTCTGGATCGGCCATGGCGCCGTCATCATGCCCGGCATCAGCATCGGCAATGGCGCCATCGTCGGCGCCAATTCGGTGGTGACGCGGAATGTGCCGGCCTACACAATCGTCGCCGGCGTACCGGCGAAGCCGTTGCGCATGCGCTTTCCCTCCGAGATCGCGGCGCGGATCGAAAGCCTCGCCTGGTGGGACTGGCCGCCGGAGAAACTCGCCAAAGCGGTTCCCGACATGCAGGCTTTGCCGATTGAGGATTTCCTCGATCGCTGGGAGCAAGAGCATTCCTGA
- a CDS encoding SCO family protein has product MMRSILVGILVLMAAGIGWLTFDFYRGHYGGEPYGAPFTLVDQKGAPITEAAFRGKPSIVFFGFTHCPEVCPTTLFEMAGWLKTLGDDGKNLNAYFVTVDPERDTPPVMNTYVSNFSDRIVGISGDPDKVHAMAKSFNIYWKKVDTGDGDYTMDHTASALLLNAKGEFSGTIAYGESADTAIAKLKRLAAG; this is encoded by the coding sequence ATGATGCGTTCAATTCTGGTCGGCATTCTCGTTCTGATGGCGGCGGGCATCGGCTGGCTCACCTTTGACTTCTATCGCGGCCACTATGGTGGCGAACCGTATGGCGCGCCATTCACGCTGGTCGACCAGAAAGGCGCGCCAATCACCGAAGCCGCCTTTCGGGGAAAACCCAGCATCGTCTTCTTCGGCTTCACCCATTGCCCGGAAGTCTGCCCGACCACTTTGTTCGAAATGGCCGGCTGGCTGAAGACGCTGGGCGACGACGGCAAGAACCTCAACGCCTACTTCGTTACAGTCGATCCAGAGCGCGACACGCCGCCGGTGATGAACACTTACGTCAGCAATTTCTCCGACCGCATCGTCGGCATATCGGGCGATCCCGACAAGGTGCACGCCATGGCGAAGTCCTTCAACATCTACTGGAAGAAGGTCGACACCGGCGACGGCGATTACACGATGGACCACACCGCCTCCGCGCTGCTGCTCAACGCCAAGGGCGAGTTTTCGGGCACCATAGCCTATGGCGAAAGCGCCGATACCGCTATCGCCAAGCTGAAGCGGCTGGCGGCAGGCTAG
- a CDS encoding CreA family protein has translation MQRRTGQRRIGQKLIGGALAACIALGAGAAAAEEVGKVGVDWVGNDIIVEAIKDPKIDGVTCHVSYFDRSVIDRLHKGNWFEDPSDSSISCRQTGPITIGDIDTSEGGEEVFKQGISLIWKKQVVNRIYDKKNETLIYLSHSRQVQDGSAKMSVTTVPLFGQNVVWTGGKPK, from the coding sequence TTGCAAAGACGGACTGGGCAGAGACGGATTGGGCAGAAACTGATCGGCGGCGCGCTGGCCGCATGCATTGCCCTTGGCGCCGGTGCCGCAGCGGCAGAGGAAGTCGGCAAGGTCGGCGTCGATTGGGTCGGCAACGACATCATCGTCGAGGCGATCAAGGATCCCAAGATCGACGGCGTGACCTGCCATGTCTCCTATTTCGACCGCAGCGTCATCGACCGGCTGCACAAGGGCAACTGGTTCGAGGATCCGTCTGATTCCTCGATCTCCTGCCGCCAGACCGGGCCGATCACCATCGGCGACATCGACACGAGCGAGGGCGGCGAAGAGGTGTTCAAGCAAGGCATCAGCCTGATCTGGAAGAAGCAGGTGGTGAACCGCATCTACGACAAGAAGAACGAGACGCTGATCTATCTCTCGCATTCGCGCCAGGTGCAGGACGGCTCGGCGAAAATGTCGGTGACGACCGTGCCGCTGTTCGGCCAGAACGTGGTGTGGACCGGCGGCAAGCCGAAATAG
- a CDS encoding 50S ribosomal protein L11 methyltransferase: protein MGQTRLHFIAGKIEADRIFAALEPAFEDEGLPIAVLEVDEDRDIYEVSLYTDGNVDAVEARLRDSLAGLSLSKPIEREVLPDIDWVARSLEGLKPVRAGRFFVHGAHDRRKRHSGELAIEIEAGLAFGTGHHGTTAGCLEMLERVVRRERPRNALDLGTGSAVLAIAVAKLAHIPVLATDIDPIAVRVAAANARLNHVKALVETVTAPGFHHPIFGKRAPFDLIVANILARPLMRLAPEMARHISLGGSIVLSGILERQCNAVISAYVGQNFRHVRTLHREGWVTIHLKH, encoded by the coding sequence ATGGGTCAGACCAGGCTCCACTTCATCGCTGGGAAGATCGAGGCCGACCGCATCTTTGCCGCGCTCGAGCCGGCTTTCGAGGATGAAGGCCTGCCGATCGCCGTGCTCGAAGTCGATGAAGACCGCGACATCTATGAGGTTTCGCTCTACACCGACGGCAATGTCGACGCGGTTGAGGCGCGGCTAAGGGACAGCCTTGCCGGACTGTCCCTGTCGAAGCCGATCGAGCGCGAGGTTTTGCCCGACATCGACTGGGTGGCGCGCTCGCTGGAGGGACTGAAGCCGGTGCGCGCTGGACGTTTCTTCGTCCATGGCGCGCATGACCGCAGGAAGCGCCACAGCGGCGAACTGGCCATCGAGATCGAGGCCGGCCTTGCCTTCGGCACCGGCCATCACGGCACCACGGCCGGCTGCCTCGAAATGCTGGAGCGGGTCGTGCGCCGCGAACGTCCCAGGAATGCCCTCGACCTCGGCACCGGCAGCGCGGTGCTGGCGATCGCCGTCGCCAAACTGGCGCATATTCCGGTGCTGGCGACCGACATCGATCCGATCGCCGTCAGGGTCGCCGCCGCCAATGCCCGCCTCAACCACGTCAAGGCGCTGGTCGAAACGGTGACGGCGCCCGGTTTCCACCACCCGATCTTCGGCAAGCGCGCGCCTTTCGACCTCATCGTCGCCAACATATTGGCGCGGCCGCTGATGCGGCTGGCGCCTGAGATGGCCAGGCACATCAGCCTCGGCGGCTCGATCGTGTTGTCCGGCATCCTCGAGCGCCAATGCAATGCGGTGATCTCGGCCTATGTCGGCCAGAATTTCCGGCATGTCAGGACCTTGCATCGCGAAGGCTGGGTGACGATCCACCTGAAGCACTGA
- a CDS encoding TIGR02453 family protein: MAGSFKGFGQKAIPFLKALDFHQSREWFQENRALYDSELHEPFCDLVETLTERFAAAGLGLRGDRKKSLFRINRDVRFAKDKRPYNQHLSAMLSPDGTKMEQGVFFVYVGIDRCFADVAWWNPEPSLLLAMRKAIIARPAEFRKLLSTLKKNGFELETEGRMKRTPRGFEQVNEPDLVDAIRNRHFYVQHMIDPAGIHAPTLVDELVDFALRAKPLLDWGRAIQGTAPRS, encoded by the coding sequence ATGGCCGGTTCGTTCAAAGGGTTCGGGCAAAAGGCCATCCCGTTCCTCAAGGCGCTCGACTTCCACCAGAGCCGCGAATGGTTCCAGGAAAACCGCGCGCTTTACGACAGCGAGTTGCATGAGCCGTTCTGCGATCTGGTCGAGACGCTGACGGAGCGCTTCGCGGCGGCGGGTCTGGGCTTGCGCGGAGACCGCAAGAAGTCACTGTTTCGCATCAACCGCGACGTGCGCTTCGCCAAGGACAAGCGGCCCTACAACCAGCATTTGTCGGCCATGCTGTCGCCGGATGGCACCAAGATGGAGCAGGGCGTGTTCTTCGTCTATGTCGGGATCGACCGTTGCTTTGCCGATGTCGCCTGGTGGAATCCGGAGCCGTCCCTGCTGCTGGCGATGCGCAAGGCGATCATCGCCCGGCCGGCCGAGTTCCGAAAACTGCTCTCAACGCTGAAGAAAAACGGCTTCGAACTTGAAACCGAGGGCCGCATGAAGCGCACGCCGCGTGGCTTCGAGCAGGTCAACGAACCCGATCTTGTCGACGCCATCCGCAACCGGCACTTCTATGTCCAGCACATGATCGATCCGGCTGGAATTCACGCGCCGACGCTGGTCGACGAGCTTGTCGATTTCGCCTTGCGCGCCAAGCCGCTGCTTGACTGGGGCAGGGCGATCCAGGGCACGGCACCGCGGAGCTAA
- a CDS encoding aminopeptidase P family protein, whose translation MFQTFDSAGDPSVGKPRVTLLRRWLADNGLDGFLVPRADEHQGEYVADRSARLKWLTGFSGSAGVALVQRDRAFMFVDGRYTLQVRHEVDLDIFAIESLVDNPPASWIKDNLGKGARLGFDPWLHTIAEVKALKTSAEQSGATLVPLDRNPIDIIWKDQPAPPVAPVEIHPIGFAGELAKDKLARLAAAIGKEGATHAVLTDPSSIAWAFNIRGGDVPHTPLALGFAILAADGKHQLFMDQRKFSRTVAAYLTQLADLHEPGEFEAAVVTLAKGGAKIALDPVLAAEKLRMLVEDNGGAFVSAADPARIPRATKNQAEIAGSRAAHRRDGAAVAKLLCWLERQKPGTLDEITVVTKLEEVRRQTGEETQMPLRDVSFDTISGSGPNGAIMHYRVSRATNRELAKGELFLLDSGAQYQDGTTDITRTVPIGQPTEEMRERFTLVLKGMIGISTLRFPAGTRGSEIDAVARMALWKHGCDFAHGTGHGVGSYLAVHEGPQRIARTGTEKLLAGMMLSNEPGYYKEGSYGIRIENLILVTPAEQVEGGDIAMHGFETLTLAPIDVRLIRTDLLTRDELHWLDTYHAGVLAEIGPMLDDETLAWLEKATAPLPHDAKI comes from the coding sequence ATGTTCCAGACCTTCGATTCCGCAGGCGACCCCAGCGTCGGCAAGCCGCGCGTGACGTTGCTGCGGCGATGGCTGGCGGATAATGGCCTCGACGGTTTCCTGGTGCCGCGCGCCGACGAGCACCAGGGCGAGTATGTCGCCGATCGCTCGGCGCGGCTGAAATGGTTGACCGGATTCAGCGGCTCGGCCGGCGTAGCACTTGTGCAGCGTGACCGCGCCTTCATGTTCGTCGATGGCCGCTATACCTTGCAAGTGCGCCACGAGGTCGATCTCGACATTTTTGCGATCGAGAGTCTCGTCGACAACCCGCCGGCCTCCTGGATCAAGGACAATCTCGGCAAGGGCGCCAGGCTTGGCTTCGACCCGTGGCTGCACACGATCGCTGAGGTCAAGGCGCTGAAAACCTCGGCCGAGCAATCCGGCGCGACGCTGGTGCCGCTCGACAGGAACCCGATCGACATCATCTGGAAGGATCAGCCGGCGCCGCCCGTGGCGCCGGTCGAAATCCACCCGATCGGCTTTGCCGGGGAACTCGCCAAGGACAAGCTGGCGCGGCTGGCGGCGGCAATCGGCAAGGAGGGCGCGACGCACGCCGTGCTCACCGACCCCTCCTCGATCGCCTGGGCCTTCAACATCCGTGGCGGCGACGTGCCGCACACGCCGCTGGCGCTCGGCTTCGCGATCCTTGCCGCCGACGGCAAGCACCAGCTGTTCATGGACCAGCGCAAGTTTTCGCGCACGGTCGCCGCCTATCTCACCCAACTCGCCGATCTGCACGAGCCCGGCGAATTCGAGGCGGCGGTCGTTACCCTTGCCAAGGGCGGCGCCAAGATCGCGCTCGACCCGGTGCTGGCGGCGGAGAAGCTGAGAATGCTGGTCGAGGACAATGGCGGCGCATTTGTTTCAGCGGCCGATCCCGCCCGCATTCCGCGCGCCACCAAGAACCAGGCGGAAATCGCCGGCAGCCGCGCCGCGCACCGCCGAGACGGGGCGGCGGTGGCGAAACTGCTGTGCTGGCTGGAACGGCAGAAGCCGGGCACGCTCGACGAAATAACCGTTGTCACCAAGCTGGAGGAGGTGCGCCGGCAGACCGGCGAGGAAACGCAGATGCCGCTGCGCGATGTCTCCTTCGACACCATTTCCGGCAGCGGTCCGAACGGCGCCATCATGCACTACCGCGTGTCGCGCGCCACCAACCGCGAGCTGGCAAAGGGCGAGCTGTTCCTGCTCGATTCCGGCGCCCAGTATCAGGACGGCACCACCGATATCACCCGCACGGTGCCGATCGGCCAGCCGACCGAGGAGATGCGCGAGCGCTTTACGCTGGTGCTGAAGGGCATGATCGGCATTTCGACGCTGCGCTTTCCCGCCGGCACGCGCGGCTCGGAAATCGACGCGGTGGCGCGCATGGCGCTGTGGAAGCATGGCTGCGACTTTGCCCATGGCACCGGCCATGGTGTCGGCTCGTATCTGGCCGTGCATGAAGGGCCGCAGCGCATCGCCCGCACCGGCACCGAAAAGCTGCTGGCCGGCATGATGCTGTCCAACGAGCCCGGCTATTACAAGGAAGGCTCCTACGGCATCCGCATCGAGAACCTGATCCTGGTTACGCCTGCCGAACAGGTCGAAGGCGGCGACATTGCCATGCACGGTTTCGAGACGCTGACACTGGCGCCGATCGATGTCAGGCTGATCCGCACCGACCTGCTGACGCGCGACGAGTTGCACTGGCTGGATACTTACCATGCCGGGGTGCTGGCCGAGATCGGCCCGATGCTCGACGACGAGACGCTGGCCTGGCTGGAGAAGGCAACAGCGCCGCTACCGCACGACGCCAAGATTTGA